One Phyllopteryx taeniolatus isolate TA_2022b chromosome 12, UOR_Ptae_1.2, whole genome shotgun sequence genomic window, acaaaaataaattcagattTCCATTTGTTAATTTTCTATAGATTTTTTAATGTAGTATAACTttttcagtttcaagttatttcagtgaccgtttgtgagtttttctttttttgtggctgtGTGTATATTCATTCACTCCCAATCCCTGCAGGACTTTGAACGCGAGAAACATGCCCACAGTGTGCTTCAGTTCCAGTTTATTGAAATGAAAGATACACTGAAACAAAGCGAGGAGCTTCTAAATGTGAGTATTTACTTGACAGTGTGAATGAATGTCTGTCCCTGAAAGCAGAGGCAGGTGCCCCGACACGCATGCTAGGATTTCACTTCACGCAGATTttcctttcacacacaaaatatatctttgctttctttttccTTTGCTTTTATTCCAACTGTCTTCTCTTTTGCCGCTGTAGGAGATCCGTCAGTTGCGTATGAAACAGGAGGGTTTTGCTAGGGAGATATCTGATCTACAAGAGACAGTGGAGTGGAAGGATAAGAAAATTGGGGTACGACCCACTTCTGCAGCTTTTGTGTTTTCATCATCGACTTCGGCCAGCATGAAACTGACCTTACTGTTCTTACTTTCTCTTCTAACTCTCGCAAAACGTTTTGCTCTCCTCTCCATTCTGCAATGTAAATCTGCTCAGGCTTTAGAGCGACAAAAAGAATACACAGATGCAATCCGAACTGAGCGAGACGAACTCAGAGAAGAGGTGGTGAAGCTCAAAGATATTCTCAAGGTACACTGTTTGCTAAAGATGTCAAACTTAGTGGAGTCTATGGCAAGGTGCCAAACTTTGTCACCATGCTCTACCCAcagaagaaaaacatatttttttttcagctcatTGCCATTCATGACTTTAGTTATTTATATacatggttcaaatttggtagcgaTCAGAAAAACTCCGGGACAAGTTAGTTTTTGAAGGACTCCTTGAAATGGCCGCTTCAtaccaaaatggcagatttcctGTTCATCTCACGGCATGGGTTCTTCAGACGTTTGTCGGTTGACTCATAatggacatgcctaccaaaATTCATATTGGGATTGGAGGTCTCACCAAGGTGATTTATCTCGGgaagaaggaaagaagaaatTTCATGAGAACGCAGGAAATTGGGTGGGCATGTCTTATCACAGGATAAATGTAAAAGTCTCAAGTACCCTTGCCAgatattgaacaggaagttatacattttgattttgatgcaGCCATTTTGAGCGAATTCTAGTGCTCGTACTTTGACCAACTCGTGCGAGAAAATTTGGCTGAACAAATCCCACTCAGGAGCAGGTATTTTAGCTGGGAGATGTTagttgtcaatttttttttcccaagccaTCTTATGTGGGTGGGAGCATGTCGTCAAAGTTTCATGATCTTTTCAAAGATTTGCCATGAAAAGGCGGTATATATGCTTGCTTACATTTGTAGTAGTACTGAAGTACTTTTGCACCTAAACTTAAAATTTAccttactatttttttatttttcagaatgACTTATATGAATTAGTTATATGTAAAATTAAGACTCagaatagtttttgttttgtccagaAACACGGAATAGTACTGGGACCTGATCTGAGCATCAATGGCGATGCCGGTGAGACAGAAACAGACGTCACCACCAGTGGAGACACCGCTCCCCAACCGACTCAGGGTTCGCCGACTTCTCCACCGGAGGGGAACAACATGCTCGGTAAAATGCACTTGGGAACAAAGCATGTTTTCTCTTTTGCATGGCTTTGCACCAAACCAACTGAAGATTTTCAGTTTCAAATGTACACTACGAGTACCGTAATTCCTTGTGTATAATACACTCTTGAGTATGATACCCAAATTCGCACTTCCGCAGCTGGCTTTTCCTTCTACCTACGTATAATACACATCAGAGAATTGCTGTTATGGTATCTGTCGCATATTGTCAGATGCCGTACTGGTACAAGAGTTACGGCAGTGTTACAAAAGGTGTGTTTAGTAAATATGGACATGTCTagtaagcatccatccatccatccatttccaatgCCGCGTATACTGTTCTGCAGTTGAAATCAAAGCCCCATTGGCACACAGTTGTGATACTCAAACATTATTGGACACAACAGTGGCGACGAAGATACACTTTCACTTTGCGCTGCTCCTCTCTTTCCTCGACCTCACTGGTGAGCCGCCAGTTCCATGGTTCTGTTGGCAGTGTTGGCAAAGTACATTTTCTACGCGagctagttcaaagttcaattcacaaattttaaaatgaactcGTTGACTTCgtaattttcaacattttgaactaagttcactttccaaaaacaaacatatatatatatatatatatatatatatatatatatacatatatatatatatatatatatatacacatatacatatatatatatatatatatatatatatatatatatacatacatacatatatccatccatccattttctgagctgggataggctccagcacgcccgcgaccctagtgaggagaagcggctcagaaaatggattgatggatatatgtatgtgtgtatgtgtatgtgtatatatatatgtatatgtatatatatatatatatatatatatatatatatatatatatatatatatacatgtgtatatatatatatgtatatgtatgcatatgtatatatatgtatgtatatatatgtatatgtatatatatatgtatatgtatatatatatatatatgtatatatatatatatatgtatatatatatgtgtatatatatatatgtatatatatatatatatatgtatatatatatatgtatatatatatatttatatgtatatatatatatatatatgtatatatatgtatatgtatatatatatatatatatatgtatatgtatatatatatatatatatatgtatatgtatatatatgtatatatatgtatatgtatatatatatgtatgtatatgtatgtgtgtatgtatatatatgtacatgtatatatatacatgtatatatatatatgtacatgtatatatatacatgtatatatatatatgtacatgtatatatatatatgtatatatatatgtatatgtatatatatatatatatacatatatatatgtgtatatatatatatatatatatatgtatatgtatatatacatatatatatgtgtatatatatatatatatatgtatatgtgtatatatacatatatatatatgtatatatatatatatgtatatgtgtatatatatatatatatatatatgtatatatatatatatatatatatatatgtatatgtgtatatatatatgtatatatatatgtatatatatatatatatatatatatatgtatatgtatatatatatatatatatatatatatatgtatatgtatatatacatatatatgtatatatatatatatgtatatatacatatatatatatgtatatgtatatatgtttatatatatatatgtatatgtatatatacatatatatatatgtatatgtatatatatacatatatatatatatatacatatatatatatatacatatatatatatacatatatatatatatatatatatatgtatatatatatatacatatatatatgtatatatgtatatatatatatatacatatatatatgtatgtatatatgtatatatatatatacatatatatatgtatatatatatatatatacatatatgtatgtgtgtatatatgtatatgtgtatatatatatgtatatatatgtatatgtgtatatatatatgtatatatgtgtatatgtatatatatatatatatatatatatatgtgtgtatatgtatatatgtatatatatatatatgtatatgtatatatatgtatatgtatatatatatatgtatatgtatatatatatatgtatatgtatatatatatatatgtatatgtatatatatatatatgtatatgtatatatatatatatgtatatgtatatatatatatatgtatatgtatatatatatatatatatgtatgtatatatatatatatatatgtatgtatatgtatatatatatatatatgtatatgtatatatatatatatatgtatatatatatgtatatgtatatatatatgtatatgtatatgtatgtatatatatatgtatatgtatatatatgtatatgtatatatatatatatatgtatatatatatatatgtatgtatatatatatgtatatatgtgtatatgtatatatatatatatgtgtatatatatatatatatgtatatatatatatatatatatgtatatatatataatatatatatatgtatatatatatacatatatatacatatatacatatacatatatatatatatatacatatacatatacatatacatacatatatatatatatatatatatatatatatatatgtatgtgtatatatatatattatgtatatatatgtgtatatgtatatatatatatatacatatacacatatacatatatatacataatatacatatatatatatatatatatatatatatatatatatatatatatatatacacatatacatatatatatatatatatatatatatacatacatacatatatccatccatccattttctgagctgggataggctccagcacgcccgcgaccctggtgaggagaagcggctcagaaaatggatggatggatatatgtatgtatgtatgtgtatgtgtatatatatatgtatatgtatgtgtatatatatatgtatatgtatgtgtatatatatgtatgtgtatatatatatatatatatatatatatatatatatatatatgtataagtatatatatatatatatatgtatatgtatatatatatgtatatgtatatatatatatatgtatatgtatatatatatgtatatgtatatgtatatatatatgtatatgtatatatatatatatatatatatgtatatatatatatatatgtatatgtatatatatatatatgtataagtatatatatatatatatatatatatatatgtatatatatatacacgtgtgtatatatatatatatgtatatatatatatatatatatgtatatatatatacacgtgtatatatatatgtatatatatatatacacatgtgtatatatatatgtatatgtatatatatgtatatgtatatgtatatatgtatatgtatatatatgtatatgtatgtatatgtatgtgtgtatgtatatatatgtacatgtatatatatatatgtacatgtatatatatgtatatatatatatgtatatgtatatatatacacatatatatgtatatatgtatatatatatacatatatatatgtatatatatatatatacatatatgtatgtgtgtatatatatatatgtatgtgtgtatatatatatatgtatatgtgtatatatatgtatatatgtgtatatgtgtatatgtatatatatatatgtatatatatgtgtatatgtatatatatatatatatgtatatgtatatatatatatatgtatatgtatatatatgtatatatatatgtatatgtatatgtatatatatatgtatatgtatatatatatatatatatgtatatatatatatatatgtatatatatatatatatatatgtatatatatatatatatgtatatatatgtgtatatgtatatatatatatatatatgtatatatatatatatatgtatatatatatgtatatgtatatatatatgtatatgtatatatatatatatatgtatatatatatgtatatgtatatatatatatgtatatatatatatatgtatatatatatatgtatatatatatatatatatatgtatatatatatatatatatgtatatatatatatatatgtatatatatgtgtatatgtatatgtatatatatatatgtatatatatatatgtatatatatatatatgtatatatatatgtgtatatatgtatatatatatatgtatatatatatgtgtatatatatatatatatatatgtgtatatatatatatatatatatatatatatatgtgtatatatatatgtatatgtatatatatatgtatatatatatatgtgtatatatatatatatatatatgtgtatatatatatatatatatatatgtgtatatgtgtatatatatatattatgtatatatatgtgtatatgtatatatatgtgtatatgtatatgtatatatatgtgtatatgtatatatatatatatatatatatatatatatatacatatacacatatacacatatatacatatatatatatatatatacacatatacatatatatatacacacatacatatatgtatatatatatatatatatatatatatatatatatacatacatatatatatacatatatacatatatatatatatatatgtatatatatatgtatatatgtatatgtatgtatatgtatatatatatatatgtatatgtatatatatatatatgtatatgtatatatatatatgtatgtatatgtatatatgtatatgtatatatatatgtatgtatatatgtatatgtatatatatatatatatatatacgtatatgtatatatgtatacgtatatacatatacatatatatatatgtatgtatgtatatatatatatatatatatatatatatatatgtgtgtgtatatatatgtagtatatatatatatatatatgtatatgtatgtatatatatgtatgtatgtatgtatatatatgtatatgtatgtatatatatatatatatgtatatgtatgtatatatatgtatatgtatgtatatatatatatatatatatatatatgtatgtatgtatatgtgtgtatatatatgtatgtatgtatatgtgtgtatatatatgtaatatctatgtaatatatatatatatatatatatatataatgtatgtatgtatatggacatgtatgtatatatgttaaGCAATAGGGGTAGTTGTATAATACGCACTGtcgattttgctttttttttttttacattttttttatacatgagAAATCATGGTACATTGAGTAACAAGCTTATTTGTGGCACAAATTAAAATCATAAGTCATGGTgccactgtacatattttttccaCAGTGCTCATTTGAATTTTAGTGTACTTTTGTAGTAGCATCTTCAGTTTTTATACCCTCCATGATGCTTCTTATGATACCACTGATTTGCCTTAAACAGTTTAAAGAGGAACTACACACTGCTACCATTAAGGGTGGTCAATCAGACGCTTTAGATCACATACCATCCATTTGTGTTACATTTATCAGTTATTTCTTCGTGTGAATTTTTACTATATCAACAGCATATAGTGACATGAGTCGATGCTTCTAAAAGCAAGTGTGTGTAGTCTCTCTTTTACAGACTTTCCATCATTCTCTGGAAAAATTAAGTAATtttctgtggggaaaaaatctgCATGTCAACACTTACCAGtatattttcttattcaatAGTTTTTCCTCTTTATCCTCATTGTACAGCCAAAAACAGTTTTGTACATTACTTGTAGTATGTGGTGCATTGACTGAGGTAACTGGTGCTGCTGTATTGACACCACACAGATGTTCTGCTTATCGTCGAAAGTTTAATTGCCGTCTTCTCCCTGCCTTCTCTTACATCTCTCGTGCTTCCCCATGGTCCTCCTTCCTCTATGCGGTTCTCTGAATCAACCAGGAGCTTAACCTTGTCTTCCGCTGTCGCTCTTTTACTGAAGGTTACTCTTGAAAATGGTGTCTCCGTTTGGCGTCCTATTACAGTCTGCTCTTCATGATTTCTCAGGAAGGTCAGAGGAGACTCAGTTGAGAAGTAGTGGAAAGGAAGAGGTGGATCAAGAACAACGTCGAGAAGTGTTTGAGGAAGACCAGACGAGTCACCTGAGCGCCGATAGGCTCTCTAATACTGATGAGCCGTCAAGGCCCATTAAAGAAAACGACAGTGGCCTTAGCCAGGACTTGCAGATTGAACTGCCAGTCACAAAAGCCAGGGATGAAATAGTTCTCAGTGCTATAATTCAAGGAAATGCAACAAGTCCTCCTGAAACCCTTCCACGATTCAACTCTGATTTGGAGACAGGCACACAAATAAATGATGGTGACATTGAAGAAAATTCTAATGACATTATTGAAAAGCCAAACAAACACGATACCAATGAGGACATAAATGTGATTAAATTAGAACCAATTGTACAAGCTGTCAAAGACTCAGAATCGTGTCCCCAAGAAGAAGATATAGAAGATAACGAAACAAGTTGCCAAGTAGATGTTAATGAGTCGGAATCATGTACCGAGGAGGAAACCAATGAGATTTATTTATGTACCCAAGTGAATATCAAAGATTCTGAATCTCTTCCCCAAGAAGATATAAAAGATTCTGAATCATGTCCCAAAGAAGATCTAACAGATTCTCAGCCATGTCCCAATGTACAAGGAGCCCAAGATCCAGAAACCTGTCTCCAAGATGTCAAAGTTTTTGAATCACATCCCCAGGAAGAAGACATAAAAGATCAAGAATTATGTTGCGAAGTGGCTGCCAAAGATTCTGCATCATGCCCTCAAGAAGATGTACAAGATTCAAAATCCTATGCCCAAGTAGATGTCAAAGAATTTGAATCATGTCCTCAAGAAGATAACCTAAAAGATCCAGAATCATGTCCACAAGTAGATGTGAAAGATTGTGAATTGCTTCGTCAAGATAGCGTAcaagatttttatttatgtcccCAAGTAGATGTCAAAGATTCAGAATCTTGTCCCCAAGAAGATATAAAAGATTCTGAATCATTTCCCAAAGAAGATCTAACAGATTCTGAACCAAGTACCCAAGTACAAGGTGTCAAAAATTCAGAATCTTGTGACCAAATAGATGTGAAAGATTCTGAATCACATCCCCAAGTAGAAGACAAAAAAGATCCAGAATCTTGTCTCCAAGTAGGGGTCAAAGGTTTTGAATCACATCCCCAAGACATAATAGATCCAGAATTATGTCACCAATTGGAAGCCAAAGATTCTGAATCATGCCCTCTAGGATATACACAAAATTCTAAATCCTATCACCAAGTAGATGAAGTCAAAGATTTTGAATTGTATCCCCAAAAAGAACTAACAAATCCAGAATCTTATCCCGAAGTAGATGTGAAAGCTAATGAATTATGTCCTCAAGAAGGCATACAAAATTTTGACTTGTGTCTCAAAGTAGATGTCAAAGATTTGGAATTGTATCCCCCAAAAGACCTAAAAAATCCTGAATCATATCCCGAAGTAGATATGAAAGATACTGATTTATGTACTCAAGAAGGCATACAAGATTTTGACTTGTGTCTCCAAGTAGATGTAAAAGATTCTGAATCGCATCCCCAAGAAGACATAAAAGATCCAGAATCGTGTGCCCAAGAAGGCCTAAAAAATTCTGAATCGTGTAGCCAAGAAGACATAAACGATTCCAAATCATGTCCCCAAGTACTAGTTGTCAAAGATTCTGAACCTTGTCCACAAGCAGTAGATCCTGAGTCCAACACGGAATTGCAGCATGACACTGCTGAGGCAAGCAGCGACGAGGCAGAAAAAATCTTAACCAAGCCTCCTAAGagtgctaaaaagaaaaaaagaaagaggagagGCAAAAAGAAAGGCGGCTTCCTTGAGGAACAAACTCAACATAGGGACAAAAAGGAAGAAACTGTGACAAATCAAGAAAACATTAAGATAGCAGGCAGAGGTGTAGCTTCAGGAAACAATGGGTCTGCTGCAGAATGTGGCACTGATGGTCACACCATTGAATGCCTCATAGAATACACTGCAGGTCAAGTAGATGTAGCTGAACAGGTGGAACATGCAGAAACCTCAAATGTTCAAAATGCCAAAGAATCCCAGCTGGATCAAATGTTCAATACGGATGAGCAAAACGTACAACATTTAGGATCTGGAAAAGTACAGATAGATGAACCGGAAGCCTTTATTCAGACTTTTTCTCTCACTTTACCACTCATTCAGACAGAAACGgatcaaaatacaaataaaccaaaacaaagTTTGGAATCTCTGGAAGTCCAGGAAGGATGTATTAAGCGTTCTGAGTCAGAGGTCGTTCACAGTGGAGTTAATCGTATTTTTAACTCTGAAAGTCGTGACAAAGACTCCAGTTTAGATTACACCACTAACGTAGCGATTCCAAGCCAAGGTGGCACAAGTCCATCAGGTGTTGTCCATAATGAAGGTGAAATAAGTTCTGAAACTACAAACTGTAATAAAGACTCTGTACCCAGGTTAGATGTCGAAAGTCATGGTCAAATTCCTCATGTTGAGCCTTCTGAATGTCAGAATCATGTATCTGTGATGTTTACCCATGACATTGGTGACAGCCTCCAAGACCCAGAATGGTCACCGTCTGAGCCGACCGCTGCCGTGAATTCTGACACCCTCATCAAGGTTTCTGAGAACGTTCTCGAAAAGGAAACTTTTACAAAGCAAGAGCATGAGGAGCCAGAAGTAGAGAATGTGGACAGGTCTAGAaaggaatgtaaagaattgttCAATTTAGTCAAGCTGGAGAACTCCTCCTGTGACCTCGACAGGGAGCAGATCCTCGTAGAGACTCAGCCTGAAATAGAGAAATTGATGCATGAAGATCAGGTTGTTGAAGCTGCCTCAGACACAAAGGTGCAGACATCAGAGTCTGAGGAAGCAAGATGTGAGGTCAGTAATGACGAATTAGCCCCTGCAGAGGAACCCATGGAGCATGAAAGCAGTCAAGGTGTCCAGATAGATGAAGTGATCACTGGTCTAGGCATCTACCTACAGGACAGTGGGGAAGATtttgatgatgaagatgagaaAGGACATTCCTTTGATTTTGATGACATGGATATAGACGCAGCCATGGAGACACAGTCTGATGAAAACCTGGAGCAGCGGGAAGTTGAGGCTGGTTTTGAAGAAGTCCGATCAGATGAACACAATGCCGATATTAACAGTAATATTGAAAGTCCAAAAGATAGAGAGGTGTCTACAGATGTAGCCACACCAGAAAATCCAGAGCACCTACACGTTGAGGTACCTGTTGAAGAAGTCCTTTCAGGTGAACACAATACCATTAATAACAGTAATATTGAAAATTTGCAGGATAAAGAGGTGTGTACCCATGTTGCCACACCAGATAACGGGTTTAAACATAATTTGGTTGATGTGGAATCCTCACCTGAACATTTGAGAACTGTAGATGACAAAGAGCCTTCCAACACTGGAGTTTCAGAAACcacagacaaagacaaaatcCCCCCTCGAGCTACGTCTTTACCAGTAGAAGAAGCATTGGATGCCATTGAGAAACCGATAGACTTAAATGCAACCCACAGCAACAGAGAGATGCCACTCTCTGGAAAAGATGGGAAGAAAAATGGCAAGAAAGGCAAAAGCAAGGGCAAGGATGACTGCAAGATGACTTAGGGCTTAGATTTCTAATGCAACATGCAGtgtttttcgtttgtttgtttttgttttttttctgttcaggcAGGActtttttcctgacttttttttctgttcaggcaagactttttttcctgactttttttttctgttcaggcAGGACTTTTTTCCTGACAGCACTTTTTTCCTGACTTAATTGAGATCTAGTTTATCAATGGACATGATAAAAAATTGTTTCAGTTGTACATGCCAAAAAAAGAGCAATTAGAATGCGAATTGCAAGTTTTTTCAACAATGGTGTTACATATTGCACCACTTTTTGATGAGTGATGTTTTGGGTTCAAAAGTGAAAGTATGTTTTCTGCTTCTCCAGACGCAGCTACTTAATAGCTCATGTAGTCCActttgctttgtgtttgtgtaaagtgctagtGCGCATAATTGTTTGCCCATGTGTAATGTCACGTCAGTTTGTGTTGGTGTCTTATTTATGCTAATATGatagctaatactattgatgagcctcatgtgaaggtggtttatTTGAGTTGAATAAAGTAACTAATGAATACAGTTGTTTATGTACCATGGGTTCATGAGTGTACATGCTAGCTTCATGAAGTGAATGCTAGTATATGAAGATCTTTGTTTCAAGTGCTTTGCCATCATCTTTGGACACCTACACACAATTATGAACCCC contains:
- the lrrfip1a gene encoding myosin-2 heavy chain isoform X2 gives rise to the protein MGTQGTGRKRNSNKERSTAEDDALNLIAREAEARLAAKRAARAEAREIRMRELERQQKEIFQVQKKYYGLNSKSDDRSDSKWGDIEQWMEDSERYSRPSQTHMLSDDDERMSVGSRGSVRSDLDAVYGAGGSSLLLHKSKKKKKHKHKEKDRNGHDDEYSVLSNRASYVSSDLYSLNGVSTGRNPGSTGSYQNSLYEDTLCSGSRRFSGSNSGSHPLEYSSYRRSNSRTSSRANSAHTSPVDNCGSVASLLRSASSSRGLPRDLDDVTVPDFSDVDDRDYLEKGSRAASALTATTLTSLGGTSSRRGSVETAITVDAETATREIKEIHELKDQIQDVESKYTQNLKEVKDALTEVEEKYRKAMVSNAQLDNEKNNLMYQVDTLKDSLIELEELLCESRREYEEKVKDFEREKHAHSVLQFQFIEMKDTLKQSEELLNEIRQLRMKQEGFAREISDLQETVEWKDKKIGALERQKEYTDAIRTERDELREEVVKLKDILKKHGIVLGPDLSINGDAGETETDVTTSGDTAPQPTQGSPTSPPEGNNMLGRSEETQLRSSGKEEVDQEQRREVFEEDQTSHLSADRLSNTDEPSRPIKENDSGLSQDLQIELPVTKARDEIVLSAIIQGNATSPPETLPRFNSDLETGTQINDGDIEENSNDIIEKPNKHDTNEDINVIKLEPIVQAVKDSESCPQEEDIEDNETSCQVDVNESESCTEEETNEIYLCTQVNIKDSESLPQEDIKDSESCPKEDLTDSQPCPNVQGAQDPETCLQDVKVFESHPQEEDIKDQELCCEVAAKDSASCPQEDVQDSKSYAQVDVKEFESCPQEDNLKDPESCPQVDVKDCELLRQDSVQDFYLCPQVDVKDSESCPQEDIKDSESFPKEDLTDSEPSTQVQGVKNSESCDQIDVKDSESHPQVEDKKDPESCLQVGVKGFESHPQDIIDPELCHQLEAKDSESCPLGYTQNSKSYHQVDEVKDFELYPQKELTNPESYPEVDVKANELCPQEGIQNFDLCLKVDVKDLELYPPKDLKNPESYPEVDMKDTDLCTQEGIQDFDLCLQVDVKDSESHPQEDIKDPESCAQEGLKNSESCSQEDINDSKSCPQVLVVKDSEPCPQAVDPESNTELQHDTAEASSDEAEKILTKPPKSAKKKKRKRRGKKKGGFLEEQTQHRDKKEETVTNQENIKIAGRGVASGNNGSAAECGTDGHTIECLIEYTAGQVDVAEQVEHAETSNVQNAKESQLDQMFNTDEQNVQHLGSGKVQIDEPEAFIQTFSLTLPLIQTETDQNTNKPKQSLESLEVQEGCIKRSESEVVHSGVNRIFNSESRDKDSSLDYTTNVAIPSQGGTSPSGVVHNEGEISSETTNCNKDSVPRLDVESHGQIPHVEPSECQNHVSVMFTHDIGDSLQDPEWSPSEPTAAVNSDTLIKVSENVLEKETFTKQEHEEPEVENVDRSRKECKELFNLVKLENSSCDLDREQILVETQPEIEKLMHEDQVVEAASDTKVQTSESEEARCEVSNDELAPAEEPMEHESSQGVQIDEVITGLGIYLQDSGEDFDDEDEKGHSFDFDDMDIDAAMETQSDENLEQREVEAGFEEVRSDEHNADINSNIESPKDREVSTDVATPENPEHLHVEVPVEEVLSGEHNTINNSNIENLQDKEVCTHVATPDNGFKHNLVDVESSPEHLRTVDDKEPSNTGVSETTDKDKIPPRATSLPVEEALDAIEKPIDLNATHSNREMPLSGKDGKKNGKKGKSKGKDDCKMT
- the lrrfip1a gene encoding myosin-2 heavy chain isoform X13, with the translated sequence MGTQGTGRKRNSNKERSTAEDDALNLIAREAEARLAAKRAARAEAREIRMRELERQQKELSDDDERMSVGSRGSVRSDLDAVYGAGGSSLLLHKSKKKKKHKHKEKDRNGHDDEYSVLSNRASYVSSDLYSLNGVSTGRNPGSTGSYQNSLYEDTLCSGSRRFSGSNSGSHQPLEYSSYRRSNSRTSSRANSAHTSPVDNCGSVASLLRSASSSRGLPRDLDDVTVPDFSDVDDRDYLEKGSRAASALTATTLTSLGGTSSRRGSVETAITVDAETATREIKEIHELKDQIQDVESKYTQNLKEVKDALTEVEEKYRKAMVSNAQLDNEKNNLMYQVDTLKDSLIELEELLCESRREYEEKVKDFEREKHAHSVLQFQFIEMKDTLKQSEELLNEIRQLRMKQEGFAREISDLQETVEWKDKKIGALERQKEYTDAIRTERDELREEVVKLKDILKKHGIVLGPDLSINGDAGETETDVTTSGDTAPQPTQGSPTSPPEGNNMLGRSEETQLRSSGKEEVDQEQRREVFEEDQTSHLSADRLSNTDEPSRPIKENDSGLSQDLQIELPVTKARDEIVLSAIIQGNATSPPETLPRFNSDLETGTQINDGDIEENSNDIIEKPNKHDTNEDINVIKLEPIVQAVKDSESCPQEEDIEDNETSCQVDVNESESCTEEETNEIYLCTQVNIKDSESLPQEDIKDSESCPKEDLTDSQPCPNVQGAQDPETCLQDVKVFESHPQEEDIKDQELCCEVAAKDSASCPQEDVQDSKSYAQVDVKEFESCPQEDNLKDPESCPQVDVKDCELLRQDSVQDFYLCPQVDVKDSESCPQEDIKDSESFPKEDLTDSEPSTQVQGVKNSESCDQIDVKDSESHPQVEDKKDPESCLQVGVKGFESHPQDIIDPELCHQLEAKDSESCPLGYTQNSKSYHQVDEVKDFELYPQKELTNPESYPEVDVKANELCPQEGIQNFDLCLKVDVKDLELYPPKDLKNPESYPEVDMKDTDLCTQEGIQDFDLCLQVDVKDSESHPQEDIKDPESCAQEGLKNSESCSQEDINDSKSCPQVLVVKDSEPCPQAVDPESNTELQHDTAEASSDEAEKILTKPPKSAKKKKRKRRGKKKGGFLEEQTQHRDKKEETVTNQENIKIAGRGVASGNNGSAAECGTDGHTIECLIEYTAGQVDVAEQVEHAETSNVQNAKESQLDQMFNTDEQNVQHLGSGKVQIDEPEAFIQTFSLTLPLIQTETDQNTNKPKQSLESLEVQEGCIKRSESEVVHSGVNRIFNSESRDKDSSLDYTTNVAIPSQGGTSPSGVVHNEGEISSETTNCNKDSVPRLDVESHGQIPHVEPSECQNHVSVMFTHDIGDSLQDPEWSPSEPTAAVNSDTLIKVSENVLEKETFTKQEHEEPEVENVDRSRKECKELFNLVKLENSSCDLDREQILVETQPEIEKLMHEDQVVEAASDTKVQTSESEEARCEVSNDELAPAEEPMEHESSQGVQIDEVITGLGIYLQDSGEDFDDEDEKGHSFDFDDMDIDAAMETQSDENLEQREVEAGFEEVRSDEHNADINSNIESPKDREVSTDVATPENPEHLHVEVPVEEVLSGEHNTINNSNIENLQDKEVCTHVATPDNGFKHNLVDVESSPEHLRTVDDKEPSNTGVSETTDKDKIPPRATSLPVEEALDAIEKPIDLNATHSNREMPLSGKDGKKNGKKGKSKGKDDCKMT